One Deltaproteobacteria bacterium genomic region harbors:
- a CDS encoding flagellar biosynthetic protein FliO, with protein MDTGISFGWLFVKTIAAMAVVIGLAFLLLRYVLPRFYGTVRSGGSRIKILERFGLEPRKGLYIVRVGNKQALIGTSDHSVNKLMDLEESDLKETK; from the coding sequence ATGGATACAGGCATCTCTTTCGGCTGGCTTTTTGTCAAAACCATCGCGGCCATGGCGGTGGTCATCGGGCTTGCCTTTTTGCTTCTTCGCTACGTCCTCCCCCGTTTTTACGGAACGGTCCGTTCCGGCGGCTCGCGCATCAAGATTCTCGAACGGTTCGGTCTGGAGCCGCGGAAAGGGCTTTATATTGTCCGGGTTGGAAACAAACAGGCCTTGATTGGAACTTCGGATCATAGCGTGAACAAGTTGATGGATTTGGAGGAGAGTGATTTGAAGGAAACAAAGTAA
- the sctR gene encoding type III secretion system export apparatus subunit SctR produces the protein MVTLNIISMPLLAQISPAVEAQPVAKPIVLMMVLVILSLAPFLLMMTSSFVKISVVLGLVRSALGTQQIPPNQIVTGLALILTVYIMIPVGTDVYRSAEGVIRGADTNQPLLSTASVDVLKKAMDVGKEPLRAFLMKHSSPKDRNLFFGMAKQLRGKREDVKMEEKDFIVIIPAFIITELSEAFQIGFILFLPFLVIDMVVSNILLAMGMFMVSPVTVSLPFKLLLFVLVDGWYLITKGLILGYV, from the coding sequence ATGGTCACGTTGAACATCATTTCCATGCCTTTGCTGGCGCAAATATCTCCCGCGGTAGAGGCCCAGCCGGTGGCCAAGCCGATTGTCCTCATGATGGTGCTGGTGATCCTCTCGCTGGCGCCGTTTCTGTTGATGATGACCAGCTCGTTTGTGAAGATTTCGGTGGTGCTGGGGCTGGTCCGTTCGGCCCTGGGAACCCAGCAGATCCCTCCCAATCAAATTGTCACCGGTCTGGCGCTCATCCTTACCGTCTACATCATGATTCCCGTCGGCACCGATGTTTATCGCTCTGCCGAAGGGGTCATCCGCGGCGCCGATACCAACCAGCCCCTTCTTTCCACCGCCTCGGTCGATGTATTGAAGAAGGCGATGGATGTCGGCAAAGAACCTCTGCGGGCTTTTTTGATGAAACATTCTTCCCCCAAAGACCGGAATCTTTTCTTCGGCATGGCCAAGCAGTTGCGCGGCAAGCGGGAGGATGTAAAAATGGAGGAAAAGGATTTTATTGTCATCATCCCCGCCTTTATCATCACGGAGTTGTCCGAGGCCTTTCAGATCGGCTTTATTCTCTTTCTTCCGTTTCTGGTGATCGACATGGTGGTGTCCAATATCCTTTTGGCGATGGGGATGTTCATGGTCTCGCCGGTGACGGTGTCTCTGCCGTTCAAACTGCTTTTGTTTGTTCTGGTGGATGGGTGGTATTTGATCACGAAGGGGCTGATTTTGGGGTATGTTTAA
- the fliQ gene encoding flagellar biosynthesis protein FliQ: MESYAIAVGKQALFLVLILAAPPVLTAMVVGLFVSLIQATTQIQEQTLTFVPKMVGVVIVLALFGPLGMAELVTFTKTLLETFPDFIR, encoded by the coding sequence ATGGAATCCTACGCCATAGCCGTGGGCAAACAGGCCCTCTTTCTGGTTCTCATCCTTGCCGCGCCGCCGGTTTTGACCGCGATGGTCGTCGGCCTTTTTGTCAGCCTCATTCAGGCCACCACCCAGATTCAGGAGCAGACGCTGACCTTTGTCCCCAAGATGGTCGGGGTGGTGATTGTGCTGGCCCTCTTCGGCCCGCTGGGGATGGCGGAGCTGGTGACCTTTACGAAGACGTTGCTTGAGACTTTTCCGGACTTTATTCGATAG
- a CDS encoding flagellar biosynthetic protein FliR, with the protein MTQFAEQLGIRIDLYSALIIAGLIFTRLFVMFQLTPFLGGRAIPGRARIVLSLTLTLFLYPLLVPPLIDQLPENKGLIIALFFKEIFFGFSLGLVTTMVFYALEAAGRVVDHQRGGGNAEIFLPQLGQVSIFGLYNFWLAVAFFLAIGGHRLFLKAVFSSFETVPLLDFPALAPGFSPFLELIVRLSGDVLIIAMQLAAPVIIAVLLVDLVLGIANKMAPQINVFELGFAVKGYIAPVMLYVSVLILVTQMEKIMEGMVKSVYQLSAIFGR; encoded by the coding sequence ATGACGCAATTCGCCGAACAGCTCGGAATCCGCATTGACCTCTATTCAGCGCTGATCATCGCCGGCCTTATTTTCACCCGCCTGTTCGTGATGTTCCAGCTGACCCCCTTTTTGGGAGGGCGCGCCATTCCGGGGCGTGCCCGAATTGTCTTAAGTCTTACCCTGACCCTGTTTCTTTATCCGCTCCTGGTGCCGCCGCTGATCGACCAGCTCCCCGAAAACAAGGGGCTGATCATCGCCCTTTTTTTCAAGGAGATTTTTTTCGGCTTTTCGCTGGGGCTGGTGACCACCATGGTTTTCTACGCCCTCGAGGCGGCGGGGAGGGTGGTGGATCATCAGAGAGGAGGGGGCAACGCCGAAATTTTCCTGCCTCAACTGGGGCAGGTCTCGATTTTCGGCCTTTACAATTTCTGGCTCGCTGTGGCTTTTTTTCTGGCCATCGGCGGCCACCGCTTGTTTCTGAAGGCGGTTTTTTCGAGCTTCGAAACGGTTCCCCTTCTTGACTTTCCCGCCCTCGCCCCCGGTTTTTCCCCCTTTCTTGAACTGATTGTCCGACTCTCCGGCGATGTGCTGATCATCGCCATGCAGTTGGCCGCGCCGGTGATTATCGCCGTTTTGCTGGTCGATCTGGTTTTGGGGATCGCCAACAAGATGGCCCCGCAGATCAATGTCTTTGAACTCGGCTTCGCGGTGAAAGGCTACATCGCGCCGGTGATGCTCTATGTCTCCGTGCTCATTTTGGTGACCCAGATGGAAAAGATCATGGAAGGGATGGTAAAGTCGGTCTACCAACTCTCGGCAATCTTTGGGCGGTAG
- a CDS encoding PIN domain-containing protein gives MKAFFDTGVYVNAFFKKTLPRDEFEKFFALYDVFLCPIVRHELLLGTVHQKTRRELERFFGQCPLLNAPSEKTWDQATDIMKRLGWRENRQQNDVLIALTAHEESATLITCDGHFSMINKHLDFDLVLLEEKPRS, from the coding sequence ATGAAAGCCTTCTTTGACACCGGCGTTTACGTCAACGCCTTCTTCAAAAAAACCCTTCCGCGCGACGAGTTTGAAAAGTTTTTTGCCCTTTACGATGTCTTCTTGTGCCCCATCGTCAGGCATGAGCTTTTGCTGGGCACCGTCCACCAAAAAACCCGAAGAGAATTGGAGCGTTTTTTTGGCCAATGCCCGCTCCTGAACGCCCCCTCGGAAAAAACCTGGGATCAGGCAACCGACATCATGAAACGGCTTGGATGGAGGGAAAACCGCCAACAAAACGATGTCCTTATCGCCCTCACCGCCCATGAAGAGTCAGCCACCTTAATCACCTGTGACGGCCATTTTTCAATGATCAACAAACACCTTGATTTCGACTTGGTGCTACTTGAAGAAAAACCGCGCTCCTGA
- a CDS encoding tetratricopeptide repeat protein yields MPEKKEPPPKIPRIFDRNPELKKRVEAYLAKIPREKKEEDMRKFEKFVAGEMTWAEIRGYPKTLLKELARMAYLKFKIGDFKLAESLFKGLSVIDHANWYYRAVLGAVYQKQKLYEQAIEEYNVALSLNESEVTSLTNRGECHLHLQNTIQARKDFEAAVRLDPDEKNSWGKRARVLLKKLKDEGRGEGLEEDSA; encoded by the coding sequence ATGCCCGAAAAAAAGGAACCCCCTCCCAAGATTCCCCGCATTTTCGACCGCAACCCCGAATTAAAAAAACGGGTCGAGGCCTACTTGGCCAAAATTCCCCGCGAAAAAAAAGAGGAGGACATGCGGAAGTTCGAAAAATTCGTGGCGGGGGAGATGACCTGGGCCGAGATCAGGGGATATCCCAAGACGCTCCTCAAGGAACTGGCCCGGATGGCCTACCTCAAGTTCAAAATCGGCGATTTCAAACTGGCCGAATCGCTCTTCAAGGGACTTTCCGTCATCGACCATGCCAACTGGTATTACCGCGCCGTTCTGGGAGCGGTCTATCAGAAGCAGAAGCTCTACGAACAGGCGATTGAGGAATACAATGTGGCCCTTTCGCTCAACGAAAGCGAGGTAACCTCTCTCACCAACCGCGGGGAGTGCCATCTGCACCTCCAAAACACGATTCAGGCGCGGAAAGATTTTGAGGCGGCCGTCCGGCTCGATCCGGACGAAAAAAACTCGTGGGGGAAACGGGCGCGGGTCCTGCTGAAGAAATTAAAAGACGAGGGGCGGGGGGAGGGGCTGGAGGAAGACAGTGCCTGA
- a CDS encoding tetratricopeptide repeat protein, with translation MPEEEKTIDSLRVSAKTERGKDKLLSPDPRRKKYITELLHAFASRKISFAALTRLDPKKVKQVAEMGHVKLRHGRYDEARRIFEVLTFVDHRNYFHHLALGGAYQRLKRHVDAAYQFSEALKLSPGNINALVNRGEVYLRRKNYRRAAEDFREAILLDKSGKDRFSNRARSLVVAIKRSLARDKELKSLEAQGKLPPKRKAISPLRLVKPGEDFSSVSGRFSPRGPPWRHWNCSASRGLRDNLFQTIRRFSAWPP, from the coding sequence ATGCCCGAAGAAGAAAAAACCATCGATTCCCTCCGCGTCTCCGCCAAGACCGAACGGGGCAAAGACAAGCTCCTTTCCCCGGACCCCCGGCGGAAGAAATACATCACCGAACTTCTCCACGCCTTTGCCTCGCGCAAAATAAGCTTTGCGGCGCTGACCCGGCTCGATCCCAAAAAGGTAAAACAGGTGGCCGAGATGGGCCATGTGAAATTGCGCCACGGCCGTTATGACGAGGCGCGCCGGATTTTTGAGGTCCTGACCTTCGTCGATCACCGGAATTATTTCCATCACCTGGCGCTGGGAGGGGCCTATCAGAGGCTGAAAAGGCATGTGGATGCCGCCTATCAGTTTTCGGAGGCGCTGAAGCTCTCTCCCGGAAACATCAATGCCTTGGTCAATCGCGGCGAGGTCTATCTGCGCCGCAAGAATTACCGGAGGGCGGCCGAGGATTTCCGCGAGGCGATCCTTCTGGATAAATCGGGAAAAGACCGTTTTTCCAACCGGGCCCGCTCCCTGGTTGTGGCCATCAAACGTTCGCTGGCGCGGGACAAGGAACTGAAATCGCTGGAGGCCCAGGGAAAACTGCCGCCAAAGCGGAAGGCCATCAGTCCGTTGAGATTGGTGAAGCCGGGAGAAGATTTCTCAAGTGTTTCCGGTCGATTTTCGCCTCGCGGGCCGCCTTGGAGACATTGGAATTGTTCCGCCTCAAGAGGTCTTCGAGATAATCTTTTTCAAACGATTCGACGATTTTCTGCTTGGCCTCCTTAA